In the Palaeococcus pacificus DY20341 genome, one interval contains:
- a CDS encoding helix-turn-helix transcriptional regulator, with translation MDESKIKETIEIDLTANTTLEQYIFYSDYSIENPDAIVEINGRTVIANVSINIITGNINAVYINFPTINKGDRVKIRISFYSSGVIQEVNGRKQFSYYIKFSQPVGYFYARLYMPKGYAVLTPIIPSPNKLESRENSLILEWSKKNLRSGEEFYFLVGFSQEIKEKFDLRILLILVLFAFVGGFYSGMLYKDRKAKERPEFLKSDEEKVIEILKEGPILQSELVKKLKVSKAKVSILLREMEEKGLIERVKDGRSYLVKLKEG, from the coding sequence GATTGATTTAACTGCGAATACGACGCTAGAGCAGTACATCTTCTACTCTGACTACTCTATAGAAAATCCCGATGCTATAGTGGAGATAAACGGTAGGACAGTAATAGCAAACGTGAGCATTAACATCATCACCGGCAACATAAACGCGGTTTATATAAACTTTCCAACAATTAATAAAGGAGATAGGGTTAAAATTAGGATTAGTTTTTACTCAAGTGGGGTTATTCAAGAAGTAAATGGAAGGAAGCAGTTCTCTTATTACATAAAGTTTTCACAGCCGGTTGGCTATTTCTATGCCCGTCTATACATGCCAAAGGGTTATGCGGTCCTTACCCCGATCATTCCCTCCCCAAACAAGCTCGAGAGCAGGGAAAACTCTTTAATCTTGGAGTGGAGCAAGAAAAATCTCCGCAGTGGAGAGGAGTTCTACTTTTTGGTGGGATTTTCCCAAGAAATCAAGGAAAAGTTTGATCTGCGTATCCTATTGATACTCGTCCTTTTTGCTTTCGTTGGAGGTTTCTACAGTGGAATGCTCTATAAAGACCGGAAGGCAAAGGAACGGCCTGAATTTCTCAAGAGTGATGAGGAAAAGGTCATTGAGATACTCAAAGAAGGGCCAATTTTGCAGAGTGAGCTTGTGAAAAAATTAAAGGTATCCAAAGCAAAGGTCAGCATTCTCCTTAGAGAGATGGAGGAGAAAGGACTAATCGAACGGGTGAAAGATGGTAGGAGCTATTTGGTGAAGCTCAAAGAAGGCTAA
- a CDS encoding A24 family peptidase C-terminal domain-containing protein, whose protein sequence is MEVVLIILGVILGVLTSYTDIKTGFIDDKHVFPIAALGVLYYLYQGFFVEHNTLLALSGLIGLGIGFLLGYLLYFIGGWASGDVVILMGFSALFPYASSYAKIKAPYAILYPLHPITLLFNSIIAIFPVIFLYALGVLIARKRTERLKTVFLEKADLSIEASLWIIASLIAIIVVQAKLGITLNPAVRYLITIALITILSRFKKAGDVLGILALAYGLYSIGLDMIYAYLKLLVALYVFKIFFSIVKVLREEVLVEEKPIEEIKEWDIIGEWIYEKDGEVLRDRESFFDKFKKAFASGDLSILKPSYGNVITSPTAEGIRREQLEKLKALVEEGKLENSFLVKKAMPFAPALFLGFLISIFYGDIFWWLVLKMAGL, encoded by the coding sequence ATGGAGGTAGTGTTAATAATCCTTGGAGTTATTCTGGGAGTTCTTACTTCGTATACGGATATAAAAACAGGTTTCATTGATGATAAGCACGTTTTTCCAATTGCTGCTTTAGGAGTTCTCTATTATCTCTACCAAGGGTTTTTCGTTGAGCACAATACTCTTTTAGCTCTCTCCGGACTTATTGGACTCGGGATAGGCTTCCTCCTTGGTTACCTCCTCTACTTCATAGGTGGGTGGGCCAGCGGTGATGTTGTAATATTGATGGGATTTTCGGCTCTCTTTCCCTACGCATCGAGCTACGCAAAGATAAAGGCCCCCTATGCCATCCTTTATCCATTACACCCCATTACACTGCTTTTTAATAGCATAATAGCAATATTCCCCGTTATATTCCTCTATGCTCTGGGAGTCTTAATAGCTAGAAAGCGGACAGAAAGACTTAAAACAGTCTTCTTGGAAAAGGCCGACCTATCCATTGAGGCTAGCCTCTGGATAATCGCTTCATTAATCGCCATCATCGTTGTACAGGCCAAGCTTGGAATAACGCTCAACCCTGCGGTCAGGTATCTCATAACGATAGCCCTAATCACGATACTCAGCAGGTTTAAAAAGGCAGGCGATGTCTTGGGCATCCTAGCTCTGGCATACGGGCTTTATTCAATAGGACTAGATATGATCTACGCATACTTAAAGCTGCTTGTGGCACTATATGTCTTCAAAATATTCTTCTCCATTGTTAAAGTGCTTAGAGAAGAGGTTTTGGTTGAGGAAAAGCCCATCGAGGAGATTAAAGAGTGGGACATCATAGGGGAGTGGATTTACGAAAAAGATGGAGAAGTGCTGAGAGACAGAGAGAGCTTCTTTGACAAGTTCAAAAAGGCCTTTGCGAGCGGTGATTTGAGCATCCTAAAGCCAAGCTATGGGAATGTCATTACTTCCCCAACAGCGGAAGGAATTAGGAGGGAACAGCTTGAGAAGCTCAAAGCTCTTGTCGAAGAAGGAAAGCTTGAAAACAGCTTTTTAGTTAAGAAGGCCATGCCTTTTGCCCCCGCTTTGTTCCTGGGATTTCTGATTTCTATCTTTTACGGCGACATCTTCTGGTGGCTCGTCCTCAAGATGGCGGGCCTTTAG
- a CDS encoding CAP domain-containing protein — protein MNKNILIIFIVIIIVLPSSLCINAENLETSKMQTLSESGIKERIFERINEIRERNGLSPLEWNETLEKAAQMHAEDMAKRNYFSHESPEGETFKDRLAKVGYKPKSISDGKSETIVIGGENLFLYGGEGSVEEIVNEAVNGWMNSKGHRDNILRKEFTLTGIGVAFAHNCTYEGQSFEFCIYIVQMFG, from the coding sequence ATGAACAAAAACATCCTCATAATATTCATTGTTATCATAATAGTTCTGCCCTCGAGCTTATGTATAAACGCTGAGAATTTAGAAACCAGCAAAATGCAGACTCTTAGTGAGAGTGGAATAAAAGAGCGCATTTTTGAAAGAATCAATGAAATACGCGAGAGAAACGGGCTGAGCCCGTTAGAATGGAATGAAACCCTAGAAAAAGCTGCCCAGATGCACGCAGAAGATATGGCAAAAAGAAACTACTTTTCTCATGAGAGCCCCGAAGGGGAGACGTTTAAAGACAGACTCGCTAAGGTAGGATACAAACCAAAGAGCATAAGCGATGGAAAGAGTGAAACCATAGTGATTGGCGGAGAAAATCTATTCCTCTATGGTGGAGAAGGAAGCGTTGAAGAGATTGTAAATGAAGCAGTGAATGGATGGATGAACTCTAAAGGACACAGGGATAATATACTAAGAAAAGAGTTCACTCTAACTGGCATAGGGGTGGCATTTGCTCACAACTGCACTTATGAAGGACAATCATTCGAGTTCTGCATTTACATAGTTCAGATGTTCGGGTAG
- a CDS encoding ASCH domain-containing protein, producing the protein MKNLKFDGRYKDALLNGGKRATIRLKPVSLKPGDDILIHSGGYVLGKAKVKRVVVKKVAELTDEDAQLDGFKNREELIRALKSHYKNLRSEDEITLIEFELTEKLDKPILSADFPYEGNNPIEIAEKALKHLNLDSEEVALLKLFLKEGSLRKAAYKLGGLNKRYKIREVLRKAYEELKWKGVMGPKL; encoded by the coding sequence ATGAAGAACCTAAAGTTTGACGGCCGCTACAAAGATGCCTTGCTAAATGGGGGAAAACGAGCAACAATTAGATTAAAGCCAGTTAGCTTAAAGCCTGGTGATGATATTTTAATTCACTCAGGCGGCTATGTCTTAGGGAAAGCCAAAGTGAAAAGAGTTGTAGTTAAGAAAGTTGCGGAGCTTACTGATGAAGATGCTCAGTTGGACGGCTTTAAGAACAGGGAGGAGCTCATAAGAGCTTTGAAGAGCCATTACAAAAATCTGCGCTCTGAGGATGAAATTACACTCATCGAGTTTGAGCTCACAGAGAAGCTCGACAAACCTATCCTCTCAGCGGACTTCCCCTATGAAGGCAACAACCCAATTGAAATTGCAGAGAAGGCACTCAAGCATCTAAATCTTGACTCTGAGGAAGTCGCTTTGTTAAAGCTCTTTTTGAAAGAAGGCAGCTTAAGGAAAGCGGCATACAAGCTCGGCGGCTTAAACAAGCGCTACAAAATCAGGGAGGTTCTTAGGAAGGCTTATGAAGAACTAAAATGGAAGGGGGTAATGGGGCCTAAGCTTTAG
- a CDS encoding HVO_0476 family zinc finger protein, with the protein MEEYFLCPECGSEEVEVIKERGREVTLRCLDCGYVWQITLPKAVKVPLIVSEHEKSFKTYAELPLGEEIRVGDIVEVEEGEVRITGIELEGQKRVERAKIDEVKTLWGENLSFPAVFGVSIYLKNGVTQSFKVKVDREEEFATGEVLDVGGYTFKVEKIKTKSKMINRGKAKADEITRLMGHAIRGRASRKLEIYKGHKRD; encoded by the coding sequence ATGGAAGAGTATTTCCTTTGTCCAGAGTGTGGGAGCGAAGAGGTTGAGGTAATAAAGGAGAGAGGGCGTGAGGTTACGCTTAGATGCCTCGACTGCGGTTATGTTTGGCAAATCACCTTGCCTAAGGCTGTTAAAGTGCCTCTCATTGTCAGCGAGCACGAGAAGAGCTTTAAAACTTATGCAGAGCTTCCTCTTGGAGAAGAAATTCGCGTTGGAGATATCGTTGAGGTAGAGGAAGGTGAAGTTAGGATAACAGGGATAGAACTTGAAGGGCAAAAGAGGGTTGAGAGAGCTAAAATCGACGAAGTGAAGACCCTTTGGGGTGAGAATTTAAGCTTTCCAGCCGTTTTTGGTGTCTCAATTTATCTCAAAAACGGGGTTACTCAGTCTTTCAAGGTTAAGGTGGATAGGGAGGAAGAGTTCGCCACTGGGGAAGTGCTTGACGTTGGCGGCTACACCTTTAAAGTGGAGAAGATAAAGACGAAGAGCAAGATGATAAACCGCGGTAAAGCTAAAGCTGACGAGATTACCCGCCTAATGGGGCATGCTATAAGAGGAAGAGCGAGCAGAAAGCTGGAGATCTACAAAGGCCATAAAAGGGATTAG
- a CDS encoding TIGR02253 family HAD-type hydrolase, whose protein sequence is MIKAVFFDFVGTLISKEGENVTHQNIIREVLKKAGVEDLDYMKIWEEYEEKSSKKFKELAGKPYKPIKLIDEEAINEVAQNYGFEVPKDFWEIHLRMHQKYGQLYEEVLEVLKALREKGYHVGMITDSDNDYLRAHLEALGILELFDSITTSEEAGFYKPHPKIFEVALKKAGVEGDEAIYVGDNPLKDCAGARQLDMMSVLLDKKGEKRELWGECELIISDLREILEIVEEL, encoded by the coding sequence ATGATTAAAGCGGTGTTCTTCGATTTTGTTGGTACGCTCATAAGCAAAGAAGGTGAGAACGTTACCCACCAGAATATAATCAGAGAGGTTCTAAAGAAGGCCGGTGTCGAAGATTTGGACTATATGAAGATATGGGAAGAATATGAAGAGAAGTCAAGCAAAAAATTTAAAGAGCTGGCTGGAAAGCCCTACAAACCAATAAAGCTCATTGATGAAGAAGCGATAAATGAAGTGGCCCAAAACTACGGTTTTGAAGTTCCAAAGGATTTTTGGGAGATCCATTTGAGGATGCACCAAAAGTACGGACAGCTGTATGAAGAAGTCCTCGAAGTTTTGAAAGCATTAAGGGAGAAGGGCTATCACGTGGGAATGATAACAGATTCGGATAACGACTATTTGAGGGCACATCTCGAGGCGCTGGGCATATTGGAGCTCTTTGACAGCATAACAACTAGTGAGGAAGCAGGCTTTTACAAACCCCACCCCAAGATTTTTGAAGTTGCGTTAAAGAAAGCTGGTGTTGAAGGAGATGAGGCGATCTACGTTGGGGACAATCCATTAAAAGACTGTGCTGGAGCAAGACAGCTTGACATGATGAGCGTCCTTCTCGATAAGAAAGGGGAAAAGAGAGAGCTTTGGGGTGAGTGTGAGCTCATAATAAGTGACTTAAGGGAAATACTGGAGATTGTGGAAGAGCTCTAA
- a CDS encoding HAD-IB family phosphatase codes for MVKLIAFDLEGTLVKSKSSWVELHKRFGTWDKGKEYAERFFRGEFDYATWAELDASLWKGRKREEIMEWANSVEYLEGVEELFAFLRVNNFKIAIISGGLLCLAKRIGEELKADYVFANELVFDEEGRVTGKVLPWVDFRNKGDILLELKEKLKPELTIAVGDGHNDIAMFKVADVSIAINPHEGVEGDYLAKNLKEVKEIIAKILGQ; via the coding sequence ATGGTAAAGCTCATAGCCTTCGATCTTGAAGGGACGCTGGTAAAATCAAAATCGAGCTGGGTGGAATTACACAAACGCTTCGGCACCTGGGATAAAGGAAAAGAATATGCAGAGCGGTTCTTTAGGGGTGAGTTTGATTACGCGACGTGGGCGGAGCTTGATGCTTCCCTCTGGAAAGGGCGGAAGAGAGAGGAGATTATGGAGTGGGCCAACAGTGTTGAGTACTTGGAAGGCGTTGAAGAGCTCTTTGCGTTTTTGAGAGTTAATAACTTCAAAATAGCTATCATAAGCGGTGGCCTGCTGTGCTTGGCTAAGCGCATTGGAGAGGAGCTTAAAGCGGACTACGTCTTTGCAAATGAGCTGGTTTTTGATGAGGAAGGAAGAGTAACGGGTAAAGTGCTTCCATGGGTGGACTTTAGAAATAAGGGAGACATTCTGCTCGAACTTAAAGAGAAGCTTAAGCCCGAGCTTACCATAGCTGTTGGAGACGGCCATAATGACATTGCGATGTTTAAAGTGGCCGATGTCAGCATTGCAATAAACCCACATGAGGGCGTTGAGGGAGATTATTTAGCGAAGAACCTGAAGGAAGTGAAAGAGATTATAGCAAAAATCTTGGGTCAGTGA
- a CDS encoding ASCH domain-containing protein — protein MKVYKLYVRDEYLEMIKSGKKVIEVRVAYPQFKGMKPKDKILFNNLVPAEVIWVKQYETFKQVLREEKIEKIFPDKPSFEEAVKRFHGMYPKWKENRYGVLAIRFRLLKPEE, from the coding sequence ATGAAAGTTTACAAGCTCTATGTAAGGGATGAATATTTGGAAATGATAAAAAGTGGAAAAAAAGTCATTGAGGTTAGAGTGGCTTATCCTCAGTTTAAAGGCATGAAGCCAAAAGATAAGATCCTTTTCAATAATTTGGTGCCGGCTGAGGTTATCTGGGTTAAACAGTATGAAACATTCAAGCAGGTTTTGAGAGAGGAAAAAATCGAGAAGATATTTCCTGATAAGCCTAGCTTTGAAGAGGCCGTCAAGCGCTTCCATGGGATGTATCCCAAGTGGAAGGAGAACCGCTACGGTGTTTTAGCTATTCGCTTTAGGCTCTTGAAACCCGAAGAATAG
- a CDS encoding protein-L-isoaspartate(D-aspartate) O-methyltransferase, translated as MEDELYEKWKHLVTGLELQRIIKSERVREAFLKVPRYKFVLERYKDYAHVDEPLPIPAGQTISAPHMVAIMLEIADLKEDMNILEIGAGSGWNAALIYELVKNDVYTIERIPELVEFARRNLERAGYDRVHVILGDGTKGFPPKAPYDVIIVTAGAPKIPTSLVEQLKVGGKLIIPVGSYHMWQELYEVIKLDKENKVKIIKHGGVAFVPLVGEYGWKE; from the coding sequence ATGGAAGATGAACTTTATGAAAAGTGGAAGCACTTGGTAACGGGTTTGGAATTGCAGCGCATAATCAAAAGTGAGCGCGTTAGGGAAGCTTTTCTAAAAGTTCCACGCTATAAGTTTGTTTTGGAGAGATATAAAGACTATGCACATGTTGATGAGCCTCTTCCGATTCCTGCGGGTCAGACCATAAGCGCACCTCACATGGTTGCCATAATGCTTGAGATAGCAGACCTAAAGGAGGACATGAACATCCTTGAAATTGGGGCAGGAAGCGGGTGGAATGCTGCATTAATTTATGAACTCGTTAAAAATGACGTCTACACGATTGAGAGAATTCCTGAACTGGTGGAATTTGCGAGGAGAAACCTTGAGAGGGCAGGCTATGACAGGGTTCATGTAATCCTCGGCGATGGAACTAAGGGGTTTCCTCCAAAGGCCCCTTATGACGTTATTATCGTAACTGCAGGGGCTCCTAAAATCCCTACATCTCTTGTAGAGCAGCTTAAAGTTGGTGGAAAGCTCATAATTCCGGTAGGGAGTTATCATATGTGGCAGGAGCTCTACGAAGTGATTAAGCTCGACAAGGAGAACAAAGTTAAGATTATAAAACACGGTGGAGTGGCCTTTGTGCCCCTCGTTGGGGAGTACGGCTGGAAGGAGTAA
- a CDS encoding class III signal peptide-containing protein, translated as MKTLRRAQGAIEYLFMLAAALILIAVVLRVITTSLQEITTAVTDYTEYLREKLLQTL; from the coding sequence GTGAAAACATTGCGCAGAGCACAAGGTGCTATCGAATATCTCTTTATGTTGGCAGCAGCGCTCATATTGATAGCGGTAGTTCTTAGGGTAATTACCACCAGCTTACAAGAAATCACAACAGCAGTAACAGACTACACTGAATACCTACGCGAAAAGCTACTTCAAACACTATGA